The region CTTAAAGCGAATATTACCGCGCCGTGCCTGAAAATCTTTACAGTTCGAGCAACTGGAAATTTCGCGATACTTACCGGATGAGGGTAGCCACACCTCCAAGTCGTAGGTCTTCGTTGCTGAGAATCCCAGATCGGCGGTACAGAGTTCAATCACCCGGTAGGGTAATTTTAAAGCTTGTAAAATCGCTTCGGCGTCTTGGGTCATCCGCTCGTGCTCCTCTTCAGAAGTGTCAGGATGCACAAATTTGTACATTTCCACCTTATTGAACTGGTGTAGCCGAATTAAGCCGCGCGTATCGCGACCGTAGCTTCCGGCCTCGCGCCGAAAACAGGGAGTATAGGCGCAGTAGTGAATGGGCAGCTCCTCCGCATTCAGAATTTCATCGCGATGGAGGCTGGTTAACGGAACTTCGGCGGTCGGCGTCAGCCACAGATCATCGCGATCGCACTTGAAGCTTTCCTCGGCAAACTTGGGCAACTGCCCCGAAGCCGTCAGGGATGCCGTGTTGATCAAGAAGGGCGGCATGATTTCGGTATAGCCTGCCTGGGTATGGCGATCGAGCATGAACTGAATCAGCGCTCGCTCTAAAGCAGCACCGACACCGATCAGGGCTACAAAACGGCTTTGGGCAATGCGGGTGGCTCGCTCAAAGTTAAAAATGCCTAGCGTTTCGCCAATCTCCCAGTGGGGAAGGATATCGGAATTGGTGGGCAAGTATTCCTCGCCCCAGCGCCGCACCTCTACGTTATCGTCTTCGCTTTCGCCGAGGGGGGTGGTATCGCTGGGCAAGTTAGGCAGTGCCATCAGCAGCGTATCGAGGGATTCCCTGGCCGTTCGCTCGGTGGCCTCAATGTCGCTGATTTTGGTCTTTAGCTGATTGCCCTCGTCCCGAAGCGCTTGAATGTCTGGATCATTGGGGGCCGTGCCGGATTTAATCTTTTGCCCCACGAGTTTACCAATTTCGTTACTCCGAGCCTGAAACTGCGATCGCTCCGTTTCCATGTCGCGGATTTGCCGATCTAGCTCGATGACCGAGGCCAGATCATAATCTCCCCGTTTCTGCAAGCAGGCCTGTACTTCGTCTGGATTTTCGCGTATCAGCTTCAGATCAATCACCGGATTCCCTCGGCTTGGTGTCCATATTCTCCAATAGAACAGGATATACCGATTTGCTACGCCTGTGCCGTTGCTTGCTGACTTGGGGCAGGCTTGGCACCCCCCATCCGGATTTCTGAACAGAAAGAGGCCATGCTAAAGCCATCAGCCTGTTTAATGGTGCTGGTGCGGAAGCGCAGACTGGGGCTGGCGTACCAAATCCGTTCTTCAGCATGGACGGAATCCTGCTCCGTCACCAAGGTTAAGGCTTCGTCTTCGCCGAGGCTGTAGTGGGTTTGGATGAGCGCTGCACCCGGTTTACTGGGCTGACTGAGGAGCGTTCCTTCGGTCGTGGAACCCGGAGCGGCGATCGCCACCATCAATGTGGAGCCTTTTTCCGCTTTCGTGCCAAACTGTCCCTCCCAGCGCACGCGAAAGGCCGTTTGCACCGTGGCAAGGTCGGCTCCGGCCTGCTGGCAGAGGCTAACAACGGTGGGTTCATCAGTTGACAGCAGATCAATCCACAGATCGGATTTGCCGCCGATGGATTGCTTCGTTGCCAAGTCGTGGGTGGTGCGCTGGGAAGACCACTTGCCTTCGCTTTGCTGGAAGAACTCTGTAATCGTCATGATGCCGGAATCGAACCTACAGTCTTCCATCTTACCGAAAAGGGAGAGTTTGAGAGGGGATTGCAAAGCCCCTGCGATTCATCCACGGGGATGTAGCAATCCCCTTTCAAGTCCGTTGCAGCGATGAGCGGAAAAGGACAATAATCCATCGGACCAAACCAAAATCTTTGCATAGCATACATCTGTACTTATTTGTGGTAAAACACTTTCATAAGATTTAAGTCTTGCCTCGCATGATTGTTCTAGAAACCAAGCTCAGAGGAAATCCAACTCAGTTTGCATTGATTGATGATGCGATTAGAACCGCTCAGTTCGTTCGCAACAAGTGTGTGCC is a window of Synechococcales cyanobacterium T60_A2020_003 DNA encoding:
- the serS gene encoding serine--tRNA ligase, translating into MIDLKLIRENPDEVQACLQKRGDYDLASVIELDRQIRDMETERSQFQARSNEIGKLVGQKIKSGTAPNDPDIQALRDEGNQLKTKISDIEATERTARESLDTLLMALPNLPSDTTPLGESEDDNVEVRRWGEEYLPTNSDILPHWEIGETLGIFNFERATRIAQSRFVALIGVGAALERALIQFMLDRHTQAGYTEIMPPFLINTASLTASGQLPKFAEESFKCDRDDLWLTPTAEVPLTSLHRDEILNAEELPIHYCAYTPCFRREAGSYGRDTRGLIRLHQFNKVEMYKFVHPDTSEEEHERMTQDAEAILQALKLPYRVIELCTADLGFSATKTYDLEVWLPSSGKYREISSCSNCKDFQARRGNIRFKEAGKKGTQYVHTLNGSGLAVGRTMAAILENYQESGDRIRVPDVLQPYLGREVLSL
- a CDS encoding phycobiliprotein lyase, translating into MTITEFFQQSEGKWSSQRTTHDLATKQSIGGKSDLWIDLLSTDEPTVVSLCQQAGADLATVQTAFRVRWEGQFGTKAEKGSTLMVAIAAPGSTTEGTLLSQPSKPGAALIQTHYSLGEDEALTLVTEQDSVHAEERIWYASPSLRFRTSTIKQADGFSMASFCSEIRMGGAKPAPSQQATAQA